One window from the genome of Chroogloeocystis siderophila 5.2 s.c.1 encodes:
- a CDS encoding RNA recognition motif domain-containing protein, which produces MSVYVGNLSYEVTQEDLSAVFAEYGSVKRVQLPTDRETGRVRGFGFVEMDTESEEDLAIDALDGAEWMGRTLRVNKAKPRENRTSFSGGGNRRNGNYSARY; this is translated from the coding sequence ATGTCAGTTTATGTAGGTAACTTATCCTACGAGGTTACACAAGAAGACCTCAGCGCGGTTTTTGCAGAATATGGTTCTGTAAAACGCGTTCAACTACCCACTGACCGTGAAACTGGTCGGGTGCGTGGCTTCGGCTTCGTAGAAATGGATACAGAGTCAGAGGAAGACTTAGCCATTGATGCGCTTGACGGCGCAGAATGGATGGGACGAACCTTGCGAGTCAACAAGGCGAAACCAAGAGAAAATCGCACTTCATTTAGTGGTGGTGGTAATCGTCGAAATGGTAATTACTCGGCTCGCTACTAA